CATCCATTCCGTAAAGCAATGAAAACATGAACGTTATAAAAATTCAGAGAAGAAAAACAAAAAACAATAGACCCATGAAAAGATTCCACATAAAAACACTGATCACGGCATGCATTTCCTGCAGCCTCATGAATTTATCTTATTCAGACCAGACTCCAGCCTCCGACACTCACTCGGTGACAGAAGAATTGAAGGAGTCTGTCAAGAATATGGAAAATCCAATCTCGCTGGATTACAGGAACGTTAAAACCTGTGAGGAAATGAAAAATTTAATCAATGATTATATCACGAAGAATCATGAGGGCCAAACACACAGGGGGAGCGGACTGATCAAGGAAAACGGTAAATACATCCTCATTTGCGCCACTTTCAACGAAGACGACAAAATGCTGATTTTATCATTTGACATTACCAACATACTCAATGAACTTCTTCATTCCAGCGACAAAAAAACAAGAGAGGAAGTTAAGGAATACATCGCGTCTTTAACTTCAGAAAGTTGGGAATGACAACGGTTTTTCCACGACAAAACCCGCCATGTTGAGAAAAAGTAAAAAACATTTGACAATCAGTCACTTTATAAAATAATAAACTTATCATGCTTATGAAATCCCTCTCTATTTTCATCCTCCTGTCCGCCCTCTGCAGCGCCAATGTTTTCGCCTGGTCCGTCACCCTCAGCGGGCCGTCGTATCCTGTCAGGGGTGAAAAATATGATTACAGGGCCAGCTACACTCTGGATGAAACCAACAGGCACAAGAATCTGGAAAGAGTCGAGTACCACTGGGTGATCGTAGGTGAAGCCGTAACCGATAAAAAAACGGACAAAAACAGTTCCGTGGCCAGTGTCACCATGCATGACCTGAACGGCGCCAAGATGCCGGACGACCCTGAAACCTGGCCCGGGGGATACGTTATTTGCATGGTGACGCTATACTTCAAGGACGGGACGAAAGAAAGCAACTCCGACAGCATCAAATTCACCCTGATACCCTGAAGGAGGGATCATTTACAAGCGCCACCATTTGTCAGACACCCGGATCTTCCATTTCCGTCTATTTTGCCGCGGAAAGGCCATACCACCCTTCCCCCAGCAGTTTTACCAGCGTGAAGGAATATTCCCCCTTGCGGTTGGGCTCCTTGCTGCGGGAAAGCAGGACGCGGACGCGGAGGGCGCCACGGTCATCGTTTGCGTTCAGCACCTTGTACGGTGAATGAAGCATTTCCTCGTCCATTTTAAACAGCATGAACAGGCGCTTGCCCATGTCCGACTTCTTAGGTACGTACACCATGGGGCGGGCAATGCTGCGGTCATTCGTGCCGTTCATGCCGGGAGCGATCAGCCTGTACGCGTAATCGTCCCTGCTTTCCGACATGCGGTCCCGGATCATCCAGACGCGGAATTCCCCGATGCCCTCCCCCTTGCCGCGGACAAAGTCCTCCCAGCTCTGCGGCTGGTAGCGGGCGAACTGCTGCCAGTCCAGCTTCCAGAGTCCGTCCTTTTCATCCTTGAAAAAGCAGAATTCCATGTCGGGGGAATCGGTAAAGGCAATCAGAAGCTGGGCGCAGGGGTGGCCCTCCACTTCAAGCAGCGCAAATTTTTTAGGGCCTGCGGGACGGCTCAGCATGACTTCCGGCTTGGTCACGGCATAATGTTTGACCATGAGGGGCAGCGCTTCCAGGGAATTCCACACAAAAGAGGATTTCTGCACCATGTCGCCGGAGCTCAAGTATTGCTGGGCCGTCTGGAGGCACTGGCGCAGCAAGTCCTGCCGCTCCATGGGAGGAACGTAATGAGGCGGCCAGAAACTGTAATCCACCTTGTCCTTCAACGCGACATTCACCTTTCCGGAAAGCATTTCCGGCGTGGCGCAAATCCGCGCCGCCTCAGAGGAATCCTTCGCCGCCTGATGCTTGCGGAGCCAGAAAAAGGCTCCTCCCAAAAACACGCCCAGCGCCGCCAGGAAAAAGATCACGGAAAGAATGCGGCTCACGGACATTCCGCCTGGACGACCGCGCCCCTCCTTCATCCTGGGAGTAACCGGGGTATTTTCAGATAAATCACTCATTGCAAACCGGGAATATCCGCAAGAAACCCCTGCGGAAGAATGCCCAAACACTACCGGAACGGCGGGGGCAACGCAACGATAAAAAACAGACACATTTTTTTATCCCTCCCGGTGAAAATTGTTTCACTTCTCCGTGGCGGTGATGTACATTGGATGCGACGAGTTTCAAGAGCTCCTACCTAACCTTTACCCCCCTCTTAACACCATGTTTGGATCATTCACTACCGTCCCCGCCCCCAAGGGCAACAAGAACGCGGAACCTTCCCCCAGCTGGATGGACATCGCCAAAGGGCAGGACGCTCCGGAACCGGCCGCGCCCCCCGTTTCCGCTCCCGAATCATACGCTCCCACCACCCGCGTCCAGCAATTGACACGCAACGTGCTGAATTCCGACGTGGAAGTCGTCGGCTCCCTGCGCTTCTCCGACGACCTGCTGATTGACGGTACGGTGGAAGGCGACATTTCTTCTGAAGGCGTCCTTTCCGTCGGCCAGAACGCCGTCATTCGCGCGGAAATCAATACCAAGTCCGTCATCATCCACGGCAAGGTCATCGGCAACGTCACCGTTACGGACCGCGTGGAACTGAAAAGCACGGCGGAACTTGTGGGCGACATTCAGGCCGCCTCCCTGGCGATTGAAGCGGGAGCCATCTTCATCGGCCATTCCACCGTAGGCGCCCCTACCGTAGGCGCTACCGCGCAGAAGCCGCTGCCCGTTTCCTCTTTCTCTCCGGAACCGGAAGCCGCCGCTCCGGCCAGCCAGAGTACGCTGGACATTGATGCGGAATAAACATTCCACCCATCAGCCATTTTCAGGGGCGGCAAAGGAACGCAAGGTTCTTTTGCCGCCCCTCCTTGTCCCATGAACACTCCTTTCCACCCCGTGCCCCGGATCTGCCCCCGGCCCTCCGGAAAAATCCGCCAGCCAAGCCCCGCCCCGCCCTGGACGCTCCCGGCGGCAACGGGCAGCAGCCACGCTCCTTCCCGGAACGTGGAATGTTTTGCCTGCCGACGGCGTACCGCCGTTCCCGTTACCGCCGTCTCCGCCAGGTGCAGCCACTGCTCCGCCTATATCAAGCTGGACGACATTACCCTGCACAGCAGGACGCACCGGACCAAGGTACAGACCTGCGGCTGCGTGACCGTGCAGGCGAATGCCGACCTGAAAGGGCTGCATATTGAATGCCGGGATTTGATCCTGAATGGAAAAGCCTCCGGGGACCTGCTGTGCAGCGGCGTCTGCAAAATCAAGGCGGACCAGCATATTTCCGGGACCTTGCGCGCCCGCAGGCTAACCGTGGAAAAAAAGACGGCCGTACTGGTCACGGGCGGCGTGCATGTGGAAAACGCCTGGATACAGGGGACCCTGGAAGGCGCCCTCACGGCGGAAGGTACTGTCACCATCCACCGGCATGCCAAATTTCTTGGTGACATTACGGCGCGCCGCCTTGTCATTGAAGAAGGGGGAATCCACCAGGGCTCCCTCACCAGACTGTCCTGACATGAATCTTCCCATTTCCATCCGCGGCGCCCGCCAGCACAACCTGCAGAATCTGAACCTGGACCTGCCTTCCGGCAAGCTGATCGCCTTCAGCGGTCCTTCCGGCTCCGGCAAGTCCTCCCTGGCGTTCGACACGCTTTTTGCCGAATCCCGCAGACGCTTTCTGGACTGCCTGTCCGCCAGGGCCAGACAGGGAATCGAACAGCCGGACAAGCCGGACGTGGACAGTATCACGGGACTTCCCCCCGCTCTTTCCCTGGAGCAGTCCGCCCGGCACCAGCATCCCCGGACCCTGCTGGGAAGCATCACGGAAATCCTGGATTACCTGCGCATCCTGTACGCGGCGGCCGGGCGCCCCCACGACCCGGAGACGGGAAAGGAACTGGTCCGGCAAACCCCGGACCAGATTGCGGACGCCCTGGCCTCCCTCCCCGAACAAACGCGCCTGGTACTGACGGCCCCCGCGGAAGCCCTGCTGGCCCAGGACCCCGCCGCCACGCTGGGCGACTTCCAGAGACAGGGCTTTCTGCGCATCTACTGGAACGGGGAAGTGCGGGATATCGAGGAACTGGGGGTTCCGGACGCTCCGGCGCCGGACGCGGCCCTGGTCATTGACCGCATCATTATCCGGGGGGAAAGCTCCTCTTCCCGCCTGGCGGACTCCCTGCAAACCGCACTCCGCATCAATCCGGACGAAGTAAGGGCCGTCATCACCAGGCCGGAAGAGGAACCCGCCGTCCAGGCCTTCCACACCCGCTACCGCAATCCGGAAACGGGATACCTGCTTCCCCAGCTCACGCCGCGCCATTTTTCCTTCAACTCCCCTCTGGGCGCCTGCCCCGCCTGCCACGGCACCGGGCTCAACAAACAGGAAAACGGTCCATGCCCGGAATGCCGCGGACAAAGGCTCTCCCCGCTGGCTCTGGCCGTTACCATGCACACGCCAGACCACGCCTACAATCTGGCGGAACTCACGGCGCTCCCGCTGGAGGACATGGTCGGAGAGACCAAACGGCTGGAAATTCCCGCAGCCCTGGCCCCCGCCTTGAATCCCGTGATGGAGGAAATCAACAAGCGCACCCACTTCCTGAATGAATTGGGGCTGTCCTACCTTTCCCTGGACCGCCAGGCAAACACGCTCTCCGGAGGAGAATTGCAGCGCGCACGGCTGGCTTCCCAATTGGGGGGCGGCCTCTCCGGCGTCCTGTACATCCTGGACGAACCCACGACGGGGCTGCACCCTTCCGACACGGACCGCCTGCTGCGGGCGCTCCAAACGCTGCGCAACCTGGGCAATACGGTGCTTGCCGTGGAGCACGACGAACAAATTCTGCGCGCGGCGGACCACCTGGTGGACATGGGCCCGGGCTCCGGAGCCAGAGGCGGCCATATCCTGGCGCAGGGTTCCCTTCAGGACATCATGGCAAACGCCGAGAGCCCCACCGGGACATGGTTTTCCGGAACGCGGCAAATGCCAGCACCACCACGCAGGGCAGCCCCCAGCGGCCAGCTCGTTTTGACACATGCGAACAGGCACAACCTGAACAATATCACTCTGCGTCTTCCGCTGGGCACCCTCACCTGCATTTCCGGGCCGTCCGGGTCCGGCAAATCCACCCTGGTGCGGGACTGCCTCATTCCCGCGCTTAAAAAGGATTTAAGCGGGAAAAAGGGAGTCCCCCGCCTCGTACAGGGATCGGAACGTCTCAGCCGCCTGGTCGTCATCGACCAGTCTCCCATCGGCAAATCCCCGCGCTCCACGCCGGCCACCGCCACGGGACTGCTCAATATATTGCGGCCCCTTTACGCCCAACTGCCCCTCTCCAAGCAGCGGGGCTACACGGCGGCGCGCTTCTCCACCAATGTCCGCGGCGGCCGCTGCGAACGGTGCCTGGGAACCGGCATGATAGAAGTGGACATGAATTTTCTGGGCAACGTAACGATGCCCTGCGACGCCTGCCAGGGCCAATGCTACAACCGCGAAACACTGGAAGTAACATGGAAGGGAAAATCCATCGCCCAGGCGCTGGCCCTTACCGTGGATGAAGCGGCGGAATTCTTCGCCACGCTGCCCAAGGCCGCAGCCATTCTGAAAAGCATGAAAGACGTGGGGCTGGGCTACCTCAACCTCGACCGCCGGGCGGACACCCTTTCCGGCGGGGAATCCCAACGCATCAAAATAGCCTCGGAGCTCGCCAAGGCGCCGGCCTGGAAACTGGCGGAAGATGACAAGTGCGCCCTGTTCATTCTGGACGAACCCACGGGGGGGCTGCACTTTAATGAAGTGGAACTTCTCCTGAAGGCCCTTTTCCGGCTGAGGGACGCCGGACACACCGTCCTGTGCGTGGAGCACCACCGGGACCTGTTGAATGCGGCGGACCATCTCATCGACATGGGACCGGGCGCCGGAAGGCACGGCGGAAACATCGTCGCGGAAGGGGCACCCTCCGCCGTGGCGGCCATTCCGGAGGCGCCCACGTCCCGCTGGCTGAATCCTGCTTAAAAACTGGTTTAATTATTATCTTGACGCTGAACAGGATTTTCCCTAGGACTAGGAGAATTCTGTTCTCATACCTATGTTTACTTTATTTTCTCGTCTCCTGCCAGTGGCCTTTCTTGCATTGAGCCTTCTGCCTGAACCGTCATGCGCCACTCCCGTATTCCTGGAAAACGTCTCGGAATCCGGAGGATGGTACGACTGCAACAAGAAAGCCAAATGGGACTGGGGCAGCAAGCCGGGTAGCATCGATCCGAGTATACAAGTTCCCGTCCGTCCCCCGGAATATAGCTCACTGCCAGTTGATTCACAGCTCTGCTGGGCGGCGGCAGCTTCCAACGTCCTTCAATGGTGGCAGGACACCAGAAGCGATCTGAAACCC
This genomic stretch from Akkermansia biwaensis harbors:
- a CDS encoding bactofilin family protein, yielding MFGSFTTVPAPKGNKNAEPSPSWMDIAKGQDAPEPAAPPVSAPESYAPTTRVQQLTRNVLNSDVEVVGSLRFSDDLLIDGTVEGDISSEGVLSVGQNAVIRAEINTKSVIIHGKVIGNVTVTDRVELKSTAELVGDIQAASLAIEAGAIFIGHSTVGAPTVGATAQKPLPVSSFSPEPEAAAPASQSTLDIDAE
- a CDS encoding polymer-forming cytoskeletal protein, with the translated sequence MNTPFHPVPRICPRPSGKIRQPSPAPPWTLPAATGSSHAPSRNVECFACRRRTAVPVTAVSARCSHCSAYIKLDDITLHSRTHRTKVQTCGCVTVQANADLKGLHIECRDLILNGKASGDLLCSGVCKIKADQHISGTLRARRLTVEKKTAVLVTGGVHVENAWIQGTLEGALTAEGTVTIHRHAKFLGDITARRLVIEEGGIHQGSLTRLS
- a CDS encoding excinuclease ABC subunit UvrA, with protein sequence MNLPISIRGARQHNLQNLNLDLPSGKLIAFSGPSGSGKSSLAFDTLFAESRRRFLDCLSARARQGIEQPDKPDVDSITGLPPALSLEQSARHQHPRTLLGSITEILDYLRILYAAAGRPHDPETGKELVRQTPDQIADALASLPEQTRLVLTAPAEALLAQDPAATLGDFQRQGFLRIYWNGEVRDIEELGVPDAPAPDAALVIDRIIIRGESSSSRLADSLQTALRINPDEVRAVITRPEEEPAVQAFHTRYRNPETGYLLPQLTPRHFSFNSPLGACPACHGTGLNKQENGPCPECRGQRLSPLALAVTMHTPDHAYNLAELTALPLEDMVGETKRLEIPAALAPALNPVMEEINKRTHFLNELGLSYLSLDRQANTLSGGELQRARLASQLGGGLSGVLYILDEPTTGLHPSDTDRLLRALQTLRNLGNTVLAVEHDEQILRAADHLVDMGPGSGARGGHILAQGSLQDIMANAESPTGTWFSGTRQMPAPPRRAAPSGQLVLTHANRHNLNNITLRLPLGTLTCISGPSGSGKSTLVRDCLIPALKKDLSGKKGVPRLVQGSERLSRLVVIDQSPIGKSPRSTPATATGLLNILRPLYAQLPLSKQRGYTAARFSTNVRGGRCERCLGTGMIEVDMNFLGNVTMPCDACQGQCYNRETLEVTWKGKSIAQALALTVDEAAEFFATLPKAAAILKSMKDVGLGYLNLDRRADTLSGGESQRIKIASELAKAPAWKLAEDDKCALFILDEPTGGLHFNEVELLLKALFRLRDAGHTVLCVEHHRDLLNAADHLIDMGPGAGRHGGNIVAEGAPSAVAAIPEAPTSRWLNPA